In one window of Plasmodium berghei ANKA genome assembly, chromosome: 14 DNA:
- a CDS encoding reticulocyte binding protein, putative produces MKKYIYIISLAAFYIFSDIICGTQIKKNKNKHAPKSNNYNPYHNLKESDFNNSNFSNEKQYNNKNNFINNEKYIQPYLINNNTFQNKKDINNTKLTLYNEYNKTNNLDDFRNFNHEHEKTNNRLIEINKSFLQITYISRINKDTLNTVDTIYGVNDDESVLSFFYKPLYSAKYIKKMLEKLNILSNYTVQNKLNNNHDTVLNEVIETNKSCNDKKQELINRLSNIHNSFYNAYNDPSKDDYNLYTLSKTNFVNCLKNEFEKIKNKPNDIISYEEDVYKNNCKNSSKINSHPQNNSEFCKTVTRLGSNYERDWKVPKDNEVIPFIDFLINELKQNNNLKTLVPKLEFIKKQFEDIKNKHDKYIKMCKEKEVFVKKCTNTTIDNKNCDKHFNEIKKIAESYSILDYNYTILENLESISITYKYSLIHFFKSLGGLLIDKVDSNENIIKNDGIYDFDLITPKNKLSSLETELNKIFENKWNVYKSKKDLDKFNDTIKNIILSIISLMDKFKVLNTSMINLRNDGVTNKFNIISQIKNKLNVHTYEERKKGFQASLILANNWETEKTKILTELKKKNEETIQLEIKIKELIKQITDIVEEQKIVNKLKLELIDKIKDITEKIEYVKKSVELKKEIEKNNTYIDELSKQSPYQITEYIEKKNTMYNTIKAYFDQIYEGDIDTFYNKLSSIVKESSIDNTEDKTKLEDLKSKIDNVYNKIENMKIETVKSHLNNIETSNKLSETILEIKKYIYEEIIKELNKTSEDFENKEQELSNKISDYDKKRDQLSEYKSKMLEIRNHYNSQINIDNAKEEEAKQNYDKSKEHMTIISTNEDEISKLINEVNTMKDEILSKVNKYIDFDKNYKENVDSEHNKFTDLTNKIKAKVSDEKLTIYEKKFNDNKSLINETKNSIEEEYQNINTLKKVDGYIKVCERTNESITNFRSKQTTLKDKLNQNIKTVKETNSIENSYIEKFEKILTDKKTELEIKFIELSLNNHGSNNNELLKYFNDLKVNLGKNKENMLYHEFDEKENAINNIIQKIEDINKNISNIEAAIYTSIYNISEEIEDEIGKNIELLNTQVLKKVNENVTNLNEIKGKLKHYNFRDFGEEENIKYTNEINKIKDDIKTVNQQIDNHINKLEDIKKKSESYVGEMKAQINTLEKVKGTAISNDNVEGIENKQKIIVTKIDKKKNIYKEINKLLNEISEIEKDKTSLEELKNINLSYGKSLGKLFLEQIDEEKKKAEHTIKTMEAYIDDLDNIKKKSEEIEKDMKIKMDINKEMEVLKISHDDEKNYHTKSKNHEKSISDIHDKSSKIIQEFSKESDINDIKNKLQENVSESQKHNSDINQYLSKIENIYNILKLNKIQKIIDKVKEYTDEIEQNNKKINDELNNSKTLIKNLEENSSLKECQSKIESTVDDKDIDGCIKNITDIKTYILNEENNINTYFKNAEEYNKIVLLNFNNIEMADTKSQYILNIKTNNGTNSHDYNINELKEHKHKSNGYKDEADKNTQTIKKNKELFEKYKQDVTVLLNKYSALALKNKFDKTKKDSEQIIKEIKETHKNCISQSDKSEQKMNEIKNEQIHIEDEVANNDKSNKAITDIKISVEPFETKFLKINDIRKKSDGCLKETENIEKQISTLSIDSQETKLKENGDKLNTLEKLFESLKNQKKNIEDQKKELDEVNSKIEKIESDVNQHKKNYEIGIVEKINEITKENKNQIESTKELIKPTIENLISSFNTNDLEGIDTNENLEKYNKEMNNIYEEYIKSYNLITDYLETVSKESITYNQIKNTRITAQSELLKNIENVNKVKSYLDYIKGNEFDRIVTYFKNKLNTVNDKFKNEYLKVNEGFDNISNSINNVKNSTDENSLLDILNQTKEIYANIVSKKYYSYKYEAENIFRNISKLANSLNIQIKNSSGIDLLENINIAILPYLDSQKEDTLTFIPSPQRISETYTKISDSYNILLDILKKSQELHKKEQQTLNLILENRRLYEKVQATNELKDTLSDLKNKKEQILNEVKLLLHKSNELNKLSCNSQNYDTILESSKYDQIKEKSNNYKQEKEKLGIDFDVTAMEEKFNNDIKDIEELENNYNSSEENSYNSSEENNYNSLEENNYDSSEENNNILQSKKKLKELTNAFNTEIKQIEDKIIEKNDLINKLIEMRKECLLFTYTTLVETLKIKITDYSEFITSATKFSKEFLKYIDDTSNTLNDDIDALQIKYNLNQTNKYVKSMFADATNDNNNLIEKEKEATKTINNLTDLFTIDSNNIDADTLHNNKIQMLYFNSELHKSIESIKQLYKKIHVFKLLNIGHINEKYFDISKQFDNILQLQENQLTENLNSLKKIGQNISDKKDQFLHALSETPIPNFNTLKEIYHDIVNYESHIDEIKNISNKENENIILYIDTITKLKEKVQRILNFVTTYENDNNIIKQHIQDNDEDNVSKIKETLKTTIQSFQEILNKIDETKAQFYGNNNINNIISTISQNVNDVKKHLSKDLTIENELIQIQKSLEDIKNSTYEIRSEQITKYINTINNYVEQQTKHIQNNPNKDEIDDIIQKIVNYNKESEIKLPTIIDNKNNVTSIISHINKVINLIKSEYNNNNNVSYNVAKKHEEDANNIIRDLDTSQNMVNNLIQKNLKIINDLKNRKQEMENRNNLHAINRQQEITQAEHINNTYHHDINDTNNINKNHQYSSSDRKNSSKTKDTGNSVKYAGAITLGLVAYYVIIRTKEKKDKDEMEFDKSTSFYDENENKNESDLFKREDEIIEIDMNEDL; encoded by the exons atgaaaaaatatatttatattattagttTGGCtgcattttatattttctccG ATATAATATGTGGAACCcaaattaagaaaaataaaaacaaacatGCCCCAAAGTCAAACAATTATAATCCATACcataatttaaaagaaagtgattttaataattcaaacttttcaaatgaaaaacaatataataataaaaataatttcattaataatgaaaaatatatacagccatatttaataaataataacacctttcaaaataaaaaagacaTAAACAATACAAAACTCacattatataatgaatataataagacAAATAATCTTGATGATTTTAGAAATTTTAATCATGAAcatgaaaaaacaaataacaGGCTAATTGAAATTAATAAGtcttttttacaaataacCTATATATCtcgaataaataaagatacATTAAATACGGTCGATACTATATATGGTGTAAATGATGATGAAAGCGTATtgagttttttttataaaccTCTATATTCTgctaaatatattaaaaaaatgttagaaaaattaaatatattatctaATTACACTgttcaaaataaattgaatAATAATCATGATACGGTTCTTAATGAAGTCATAGAAACAAACAAATCATGCAATGACAAAAAACAggaattaataaatagaTTGAGCAATATACACAattctttttataatgCTTATAATGACCCTTCGAAGGATGactataatttatatacattatcaaaaacaaattttgtaaattgtttaaaaaatgaatttgaaaaaataaaaaataaaccaaatgatattatttcatatgAAGAAGacgtatataaaaataactgTAAAAATAGCAGCAAAATCAATAGTCATCCTCAGAATAATTCTGAATTTTGTAAAACTGTGACGCGTCTCGGTTCAAATTATGAAAGAGATTGGAAGGTTCCCAAAGATAACGAAGTAATTCCATTTATAGATTTTCTAATAAACgaattaaaacaaaacaatAATCTAAAGACTCTTGTACCAAAACTagaatttataaaaaaacaattcgaggatattaaaaataaacatgataaatatataaaaatgtgtaaaGAAAAAGAGGTCTTTGTGAAAAAATGTACCAACACCActattgataataaaaattgtgataaacattttaatgaaattaaaaaaatagccGAGTCATATAGTATTTTAgattataattatacaaTTCTAGAAAATTTAGAATCAATAAGTATTACTTATAAGTATTCCTTAATAcacttttttaaatcacTAGGGGGATTATTAATAGACAAAGTAGAttcaaatgaaaatataataaaaaacgaTGGTATTTATGATTTTGATTTGATTACAcccaaaaataaattaagcTCATTAGAAActgaattaaataaaatatttgaaaataaatggaatgtttataaaagtaaaaaagATCTTGACAAATTCAATgatacaataaaaaatataatattatcaattaTATCACTTATGGATAAATTTAAAGTTTTGAATACGTCTATGATAAATTTAAGAAATGATGGAGTTacaaacaaatttaatattatttctcaaatcaaaaataaattaaatgtaCATACTTATGAAGAAAGGAAGAAAGGGTTTCAAGCTTCTCTCATATTAGCAAACAATTGGGAAACGGAAAAAACCAAAATACTAAcggaattaaaaaaaaaaaatgaagaaactATTCaattggaaataaaaattaaagaactgattaaacaaataacaGATATTGTAGAGGAACAAAAAATAGTGAACAAGTTAAAATTAGAATTAAtcgataaaataaaagacaTAACTGAGAAAATTGaatatgttaaaaaatcaGTTGAATTAAAGAaagaaattgaaaaaaataatacatacaTTGATGAATTATCTAAGCAATCACCATATCAAATTACggaatatatagaaaaaaaaaatacaatgtataatacaataaaaGCATATTTCGACCAAATTTATGAAGGTGACATTGATACATTTTACAATAAATTGTCTTCTATAGTTAAAGAAAGTTCCATTGATAATACAGAAGACAAAACGAAACTTGAAGATTTAAAATCGAAAATAgataatgtatataataaaatcgAAAACATGAAAATTGAAACAGTTAAATCACAtctaaataatatagaaacTAGCAACAAACTATCAGAAACAATTTTggagataaaaaaatatatatatgaagaaATTATCAAAGaactaaataaaacatCAGAAGActttgaaaataaagaacAAGAActatcaaataaaataagtgACTACGATAAGAAACGTGATCAATTAAGTGAATATAAATCTAAAATGCTAGAAATCAGAAATCATTATAATAGTCAAATTAATATAGACAATGCAAAAGAAGAAGAAGCCAAGCAAAACTATGACAAATCCAAAGAACATATGACAATAATATCAACTAACGAAGATGAAATATCAAAACTCATCAATGAAGTAAACACTATGAAAGACGAAATTTTAAGtaaagtaaataaatatattgattttgacaaaaattataaagaaaatgtcGATTCAGAACACAATAAATTTACTgatttaacaaataaaataaaagcaaAAGTTTCGGATGAAAAATTAAccatatatgaaaaaaaatttaatgataataaatctttaattaatgaaacaaaaaacTCCATTGAAGAGGAATATCAAAACATTAATACCCTTAAAAAAGTAGATGGGTATATAAAAGTATGTGAAAGGACTAACGAGTCAATAACAAATTTTCGTAGTAAACAAACTACattaaaagataaattaaatcaaaatattaaaaccGTAAAGGAAACTAATTCAATAGAAAATTCTTATATAGAAAagtttgaaaaaatattaacagATAAAAAGACAGaattagaaataaaattcataGAATTGTCTTTAAATAATCACGGATCAAATAACAATGAATTgctaaaatattttaatgatttaaaagtaaatttaggaaaaaataaagaaaacaTGTTATATCATGAGTttgatgaaaaagaaaacgccattaataatattatacaaaaaatcgaagacataaataaaaatatttcaaatatcGAAGCAGCAATTTATACATccatttataatattagtGAAGAAATAGAAGATGaaattggaaaaaatatagaattgCTAAATACTCAAGTACTTAAAAAGGTAAATGAAAACGTAACAAATTTGAATGAAATAAAgggaaaattaaaacattataattttcgaGATTTTGgtgaagaagaaaatataaaatatactaatgaaattaacaaaattaaagatGATATTAAGACTGTAAACCAACAAATCGATAAccacataaataaattagaggatataaaaaaaaaatcagaAAGCTATGTTGGTGAAATGAAGGcacaaataaatacattaGAAAAAGTAAAAGGCACCGCAATATCTAACGATAATGTAGAAggaatagaaaataaacaaaaaatcaTAGTAACCAAaatagacaaaaaaaaaaatatatataaagaaataaataaattgttaaatgaaatatcagaaatagaaaaagataaaacTTCGTtagaagaattaaaaaatataaatttatcatatGGAAAAAGTTTAGGCAAACTATTTTTGGAGCAAATTGAtgaagaaaagaaaaaggcTGAACATACGATAAAAACAATGGAAGCATATATAGATGATcttgataatataaaaaaaaaatcagaagaaatagaaaaggacatgaagataaaaatggaCATAAATAAGGAAATGGAAGTGCTTAAAATATCACATGATgacgaaaaaaattatcacaCTAAAAGTAAGAATCATGAAAAAAGTATTTCTGATATCCATGATAAATcttcaaaaattatacaagAGTTTTCTAAGGAATCagatataaatgatattaaaaacaagTTACAGGAAAATGTTTCAGAATCTCAAAAGCATAATAGTGATATTAATCAATATTTAAGCAAAATTGagaacatatataatattttaaaattaaataaaatccaaaaaattattgatAAAGTAAAAGAATATACTGATGAAATTGAAcagaataataaaaaaataaatgatgaattaaataattcaaaaacACTAATTAAAAACCTCGAAGAAAATTCAAGTTTAAAAGAATGCCAATCGAAAATAGAGTCAACCGTAGATGATAAAGATATTGATGGATGTATAAAGAATATTACAGATATAAaaacttatattttaaacgaagaaaataatatcaacacttattttaaaaatgccGAAgagtataataaaattgtattattaaactttaataatatagaaatgGCGGATACTAAATCGCAATACATATTAAAcattaaaacaaataatggCACAAATAGCCATGATTATAATATCAATGAATTGAAAGAACACAAACATAAGTCTAATGGATATAAAGATGAGGCtgataaaaatacacaaacaatcaaaaaaaataaggaattatttgaaaaatataaacaagaTGTAACCGtacttttaaataaatattctgCATTagcattaaaaaataaatttgataaaacaaaaaaagattCAGAACAAATCataaaggaaataaaagaaacacacaaaaattgtatatcGCAATCAGACAAATCtgaacaaaaaatgaatgaaataaaaaacgaaCAAATTCATATTGAAGATGAAGTCGCTAACAATGATAAATCTAATAAAGCAATAACagatattaaaatatcCGTAGAGCCATTCGAAACAAAattcttaaaaataaatgatataagaaaaaaatcaGATGGTTGTTTAAAAGAGACCGAAAATATAGAGAAACAAATATCAACTTTATCTATAGATAGTCAAGAAACAAAACTAAAAGAGAACGGggataaattaaataccCTTGAGAAACTTTTCGAATCTCTCAAaaaccaaaaaaaaaatattgaagaccaaaaaaaagaattagaTGAAGTTAATTccaaaattgaaaaaatagaaagCGATGTAAACcagcataaaaaaaattacgaGATTGGAAttgtagaaaaaataaatgaaatcaccaaagaaaataaaaaccaAATTGAATCAACAaaagaattaataaaacCAACAATAGAGAATCTAATATCTTCTTTTAACACTAATGATTTAGAAGGTATTGACACTAATGAAAActtggaaaaatataataaagaaatgaataacatatatgaagaatatattaaatcatACAATCTAATAACAGATTATTTAGAAACGGTTTCAAAAGAATCCATAACATAtaatcaaattaaaaatacacGAATCACCGCACAAAGTGAActcttaaaaaatatagaaaatgtaaataaagtCAAATCCTATTTAGATTATATAAAAGGAAATGAATTTGATAGAATAGtcacatattttaaaaacaaattaaatacaGTGAATGATAAGTTTAAAAAcgaatatttaaaagttAACGAAGGgtttgataatatttcaaaCTCTATTAATAATGTTAAAAATTCAACTGATGAAAATTCATTATTAGATATACTAAACCaaacaaaagaaatatatgcaaatattgtcagtaaaaaatattatagttataaatatgaggcagaaaacatatttagaaatatttctaaattagcaaattctttaaatattcaaataaaaaacagcTCTGGGATAGATTTACTTGAAAACATTAATATAGCTATATTACCTTACTTGGATTCCCAAAAAGAAGATACGCTAACCTTTATTCCATCTCCCCAAAGAATATCAGAAacatatacaaaaataagcGATTCTTACAATATTCTTcttgatatattaaaaaaaagtcaAGAATTGCATAAAAAAGAACAACAAACATTAAATCTTATACTCGAAAACCGACgtttatatgaaaaagtCCAAGCAACCAATGAGTTAAAAGACACATTAagtgatttaaaaaataaaaaagaacaaatattaaatgaagTTAAACTACTTTTGCATAAATCTAACgaattaaacaaattatcaTGTAACTCTCAAAATTATGATACCATTTTAGAATCGTCAAAGTATGATCAAATCAAAGAAAAAAGcaataattataaacaggaaaaagaaaaacttGGGATAGATTTTGATGTAACAGCTATGgaagaaaaatttaataatgatattaaagatatagaagagttagaaaataattacaatTCTTCAGAGGAAAATAGTTACAATTCTTCAGaggaaaataattacaatTCTTTAGAGGAAAATAATTACGATTCTTCAgaggaaaataataatattttacaatctaaaaaaaaactaaaagAACTAACTAACGCATTTAATActgaaataaaacaaattgaggataaaataatagaaaaaaatgatttaattaataaattaatagaaATGAGAAAGGAATGCCTACTTTTTACATATACAACATTAGTTGAGACTCttaaaatcaaaataactGATTACTCAGAATTCATAACATCTGCAACGAAATTTTCAAaagaatttttaaaatacatTGATGATACTTCCAATACTTTAAATGATGACATAGACGCAttgcaaataaaatataatttaaatcaaacaaacaaatatgtaaaaagtATGTTTGCAGATGCAactaatgataataataatttaatagaAAAGGAAAAGGAAGCAACTAAGACAATCAACAATTTGACCGACCTATTTACAATagattcaaataatatcgATGCCGATACATTacacaataataaaatacaaatgcTTTATTTCAATTCTGAACTTCATAAATCAATTGAATCCATAAAACaactttataaaaaaatccatgtctttaaattattaaatataggtcacattaatgaaaaatattttgatatatccaaacaatttgataatattttacagCTGCAGGAAAATCAATTAAcagaaaatttaaatagtttaaagaaaattgGTCAAAACATTTCTGATAAAAAAGATCAATTCCTTCATGCACTAAGTGAAACTCCAATTCCCAACTTCAATACACTTAAAGAGATATATCATGATATTGTTAATTATGAAAGTCATAtagatgaaataaaaaatattagtaATAAAGAAAACGAAAATATAATCTTATATATAGACACAATTACCAAATTAAAGGAAAAAGTCCAAagaattttaaattttgttacaacttatgaaaatgataataatataatcaaACAACATATCCAAGACAATGATGAAGATAATGtatcaaaaattaaagaaactTTAAAAACCACAATTCAATCATTTCAGGAAAttctaaataaaatagatgAAACAAAAGCTCAATTTTATggtaataacaatataaataatattatatctaCCATATCACAAAATGTAAATGATGTTAAAAAACATCTTTCTAAGGATTTAACTATAGAAAACGAACTCATCCAAATACAAAAGAGTTTAGaagatattaaaaattctaCTTATGAAATCAGAAGCGAACAAATAACCAAATATATCAATACTATAAACAATTATGTTGAGCAACAAACTAAACACATCCAAAATAATCCAAATAAAGACGAAATAGACgatataatacaaaaaatcgtcaattataataaagaatcagaaataaaattaccCACCATtatagataataaaaataacgtTACATCAATAATTTCTCATATTAACAAagtaattaatttaataaaatcagaatataataacaataataatgtatCATATAATGTTGCCAAAAAGCATGAAGAAGATGCCAATAACATAATTCGTGATTTAGATACGAGTCAAAACATggttaataatttaatacagaaaaatttaaaaattataaacgatttaaaaaatagaaagCAGGAGATGGAAAATCGTAATAATTTACATGCTATTAATAGGCAACAAGAAATAACACAAGCAGAACATATTAACAATACATATCATCATGATATTAATGATacaaacaatataaataaaaatcacCAATACTCAAGCTCAGATAGAAAAAACTCTTCCAAAACAAAAGATACAGGAAATTCGGTTAAATATGCCGGAGCAATTACACTAGGTTTAGTAGCATACTATGTAATTATAAgaacaaaagaaaaaaaggatAAAGATGAAATGGAATTCGATAAATCTACAAGTTtttatgatgaaaatgaaaataaaaatgaaagtgACCTTTTTAAAAGAGAAGATGAAATTATAGAAATAGATATGAATGAAGATTTAtga
- a CDS encoding BIR protein gives MNDYVCRRFLLVRNWFPDQLVNGEYTFNNDDENFKKYCTSNQCSSNLEKINAGCLFLFDAFFKDSSSFKYHNNIDIVEYIMIWLSYMLSLKEQSGSTTNLEYFNKTYINSNEKYTNSITDVTEYSSYKDLIDKKHDLTKVDIKYISKFYAPFKLLCEMYTNFDEKTLHCSICSENANKFVNKYKEMSKNSVITSNSSYKQLLSTLSNEYNNFKNYCNSKGGNCKNYPPLETIEIKTSAQNSDQISEQLSTQGSEQIPEQLSTHGSEVTSSNSSITNKLLLVLLIFGAIAFFLGISYKYSLFGFRKRAQKQYLREKIKNIKKGMNH, from the exons ATGAATGACTATGTg tgTAGAAGGTTTCTTCTTGTAAGGAACTGGTTTCCCGATCAATTGGTTAATGGAGAGTATACatttaataatgatgatgaAAATTTCAAAAAGTATTGTACTAGTAATCAATGTAGTAGTAACCtcgaaaaaattaatgctggatgtttatttttgtttgatGCATTTTTTAAGGATTCTTCTTCGTTTAAGTATCATAATAACATCGATATTGTTGAATACATTATGATATGGTTAAGTTATATGTTGAGCCTAAAGGAACAATCAGGATCGACGACGAATCtagaatattttaataaaacatatataaatagtaatGAAAAGTATACAAATTCTATAACAGATGTTACGGAGTATAGTAGTTATAAGGATCTTATAGATAAAAAACATGATTTGACGAAAGTggatattaaatatatatctaaattttatgctccatttaaattattatgtgaAATGTATACTAATTTTGATGAAAAGACATTACATTGCTCAATTTGTTCGGAAAATgctaataaatttgttaataaatataaagaaatgaGTAAAAATTCTGTTATTACTAGTAATAGTTCCTATAAACAACTATTGTCGACTTTAtcaaatgaatataataattttaaaaattattgtaaTAGTAAAGGTGgtaattgtaaaaattatCCACCCCTTGAAACgatagaaataaaaacttCTGCACAAAATTCTGACCAAATTTCTGAGCAGCTTTCTACACAAGGTTCTGAACAAATTCCTGAACAGCTTTCTACACATGGTTCTGAAGTTACATCATCAAATTCTTCGATaacaaacaaattattactAGTTTTATTGATATTTGGTGCAatagcattttttttaggaaTTTCTTACaag tattcGTTATTTGGATTTCGGAAACGAGCtcaaaaacaatatttaagagaaaaaataaaaaatataaagaaggGAATgaatcattaa